A window from Branchiostoma lanceolatum isolate klBraLanc5 chromosome 9, klBraLanc5.hap2, whole genome shotgun sequence encodes these proteins:
- the LOC136441396 gene encoding notch-regulated ankyrin repeat-containing protein-like: protein MSQTELAMRTETAHHQQVFQEAVKNGDTGSLRRLLAEKAVNVNVFDPEGQTALHQSVLDGNLELVKLLVKFGADVRLANRDGWSALHIAAYGGHKDIVLYLIMSARESSGKR from the coding sequence ATGAGTCAAACCGAACTGGCCATGAGGACCGAGACGGCCCACCACCAGCAAGTTTTTCAGGAGGCCGTGAAGAATGGGGACACGGGGTCCCTCCGCCGTCTCCTCGCCGAGAAGGCGGTCAACGTGAACGTGTTCGATCCCGAGGGGCAGACAGCGCTGCACCAGTCCGTCTTGGACGGGAACCTGGAGCTGGTCAAGCTGCTTGTGAAGTTTGGAGCGGACGTTAGACTAGCGAATCGGGACGGTTGGAGTGCGCTGCACATAGCGGCGTACGGTGGCCATAAAGACATTGTTCTATACCTTATAATGAGCGCTAGGGAAAGCAGTGGCAAGCGGTAG